From Glycine soja cultivar W05 chromosome 4, ASM419377v2, whole genome shotgun sequence, the proteins below share one genomic window:
- the LOC114410186 gene encoding probable inactive receptor kinase At5g58300, giving the protein MKLQFSIVALVLLGSTLSFCGLIVADLNSDQHALLEFASSVPHAPRLNWKNDSASICTSWVGVTCNSNGTRVVGLHLPGMGLTGTIPENSIGKLDALRVLSLHSNGLIGSLPSNVLSIPSLQFAYLQHNSFSGLIPSPVTPKLMTLDISFNSFSGTIPPAFQNLRRLTWLYLQNNSISGAIPDFNLPSLKHLNLSYNNLNGSIPNSIKAFPYTSFVGNALLCGPPLNHCSTISPSPSPSTDYEPLTPPATQNQNATHHKENFGLVTILALVIGVIAFISLIVVVFCLKKKKNSKSSGILKGKASCAGKTEVSKSFGSGVQGAEKNKLFFFEGSSHSFDLEDLLKASAEVLGKGSYGTAYKAVLEEGTTVVVKRLKEVVVGKKEFEQQLQIVGRIGNHPNVMPLRAYYYSKDEKLLVYNYMPGGSLFFLLHGNRGAGRSPLDWDSRVKILLGAARGIAFIHSEGGPKFSHGNIKSTNVLITQELDGCISDVGLPPLMNTPATMSRANGYRAPEVTDSKKISHKSDVYGFGVLLLEMLTGKTPLRYPGYEDVVDLPRWVRSVVREEWTAEVFDEELLRGQYVEEEMVQMLQIALACVAKGSDNRPRMDEVVRMLEEIKHPELKNHHRQSSHESDSNVQTPTP; this is encoded by the exons ATGAAGTTGCAGTTCTCTATTGTTGCACTTGTTCTATTAGGCTCCACACTGTCCTTCTGTGGCCTGATAGTAGCTGACTTGAACTCTGACCAACATGCTCTCTTGGAGTTTGCTTCAAGTGTCCCACATGCCCCAAGGCTCAACTGGAAGAATGACTCTGCTTCAATTTGCACCTCATGGGTTGGTGTGACATGCAACTCCAACGGCACACGTGTCGTAGGCCTCCATCTTCCAGGGATGGGATTAACCGGGACCATTCCAGAGAACAGCATAGGAAAACTAGATGCTCTTAGGGTCCTGAGTCTTCATTCTAATGGACTTATAGGAAGTCTTCCTTCTAATGTACTCTCCATTCCTTCACTCCAATTTGCATACCTTCAGCACAATAGCTTCTCTGGCCTAATTCCTTCTCCAGTGACCCCTAAACTCATGACATTGGACATTTCTTTTAACTCCTTTTCTGGCACCATCCCACCAGCTTTTCAGAACCTTAGAAGACTCACTTGGTTGTATCTCCAAAACAATTCCATATCTGGGGCTATTCCTGACTTCAACCTTCCAAGTCTCAAGCATTTGAACTTGAGCTATAATAACTTGAATGGCTCAATTCCAAACTCCATAAAGGCATTCCCTTACACTTCTTTTGTTGGGAACGCTCTCTTATGCGGGCCACCTCTCAATCATTGCTCTACAATCTCCCCTTCTCCATCTCCTTCCACTGATTACGAGCCACTCACTCCACCAGCCACCCAAAACCAAAATGCTACACACCATAAGGAAAACTTTGGCCTAGTTACTATACTTGCTCTAGTCATTGGGGTCATTGCCTTCATCTCTTTAATAGTTGTAGTGTTCtgtttgaagaagaagaaaaacagcaAAAGCAGTGGCATACTGAAAGGAAAGGCTTCTTGTGCTGGAAAGACTGAGGTTTCAAAGAGTTTTGGGAGTGGAGTGCAAGGGGCTGAAAAGAACAAGCTATTTTTCTTTGAAGGTTCCTCTCACAGCTTTGACCTTGAGGATTTGCTGAAGGCTTCAGCTGAAGTTCTTGGAAAAGGAAGTTATGGAACAGCATACAAGGCTGTTTTGGAGGAGGGAACAACAGTGGTAGTTAAAAGGTTGAAGGAAGTTGTGGTAGGAAAGAAGGAGTTTGAGCAGCAGTTGCAGATTGTGGGGAGAATTGGAAACCACCCCAATGTGATGCCACTAAGGGCTTATTACTATTCCAAAGATGAGAAACTTCTGGTTTACAACTACATGCCAGGTGGCAGCTTGTTTTTCTTGTTGCATG GAAACAGGGGAGCAGGAAGAAGCCCACTAGACTGGGACTCCAGAGTGAAAATTTTGCTAGGAGCTGCCAGGGGAATAGCTTTCATCCACTCAGAGGGGGGTCCAAAGTTCTCACATGGCAACATCAAGTCAACCAATGTGCTCATAACCCAAGAACTGGACGGCTGCATCTCCGATGTGGGATTGCCGCCTCTAATGAACACTCCAGCAACCATGTCAAGAGCCAATGGCTACAGAGCTCCAGAAGTCACAGACTCAAAGAAGATCAGTCACAAGTCTGATGTCTACGGCTTTGGCGTGCTGCTGCTTGAAATGCTGACAGGGAAGACCCCTTTGAGGTACCCTGGCTATGAAGATGTGGTTGATCTTCCAAGGTGGGTGAGGTCTGTTGTGAGAGAGGAGTGGACTGCTGAAGTGTTTGATGAGGAGCTTCTGAGAGGGCAATATGTTGAAGAGGAGATGGTGCAGATGCTTCAGATTGCACTGGCATGTGTGGCTAAGGGGTCTGATAATAGGCCTAGAATGGATGAAGTTGTTAGAATGTTGGAGGAGATTAAGCATCCTGAGTTGAAGAACCACCACAGGCAATCCTCTCATGAATCTGACTCTAATGTGCAGACACCAACACCATGA
- the LOC114410183 gene encoding transcription elongation factor TFIIS-like, whose amino-acid sequence MEKELVELYEAAKKAADAAISGDGKHEESRCIDALEQLKKFPVNYKILVNTQVGKHLKVLTKHPRLKIKAFAIDLIEIWKGIIIKETSKNKNGGSDSKVESANGEKSKAGKMQKSPSVKVEKGETVKVEKIDRNGTTKSSSENMKKVQNDVKNEKTDRSASVKVEKIAKEEKPVSGAKKMSSSSAAPPKLKTMIKSNDATRDKIREILHEALSKVTGEADEDLVDVVNNSDPIRVAVTVESVLFEKWGPSNGAQKVKYRSLMFNLKDSNNPDFRRKVLLGVIEPEQLINMSTAEMASEQRKQEYQKITEKALFECERGGPPKATTDQFKCGRCGQRKTTYYQMQTRSADEPMTTYVTCVVCNNRWKFC is encoded by the exons ATGGAGAAGGAGTTGGTGGAATTGTACGAAGCGGCGAAGAAGGCGGCGGATGCGGCCATCTCCGGCGACGGCAAACATGAGGAAAGCCGATGCATCGATGCGCTCGAGCAGCTCAAGAAGTTTCCCGTTAATTACAAGATTCTCGTCAACACCCAG GTGGGTAAACATCTTAAAGTTTTGACAAAGCACCCGAGGCTGAAAATTAAGGCCTTTGCTATTGACCTAATTGAGATATGGAAAGGCATAATTATCAAGGAaacaagcaaaaataaaaatgggggCTCTGATAGTAAGGTTGAGTCGGCTAATGGGGAGAAATCTAAAGCTGGGAAAATGCAAAAGAGTCCTTCGGTAAAGGTTGAAAAAGGTGAAACTGTTAAGGTTGAGAAAATTGATAGGAATGGTACAACAAAGTCAAGCtcagaaaatatgaaaaaggtaCAAAACGATGTCAAGAATGAGAAAACTGATCGTTCTGCAAGTGTCAAGGTGGAAAAGATAGCCAAGGAGGAAAAGCCAGTTTCTGGAGCAAAGAAAATGTCATCCAGTTCTGCCGCTCCCCCAAAACTAAAAACTATGATTAAATCTAATGATGCAACACGAGACAAAATAAGGGAAATTCTCCACGAGGCTTTATCCAAGGTTACTGGAGAAGCTGATGAAGATCTTGTAGATGTAGTCAATAATTCTGATCCTATCCGTGTTGCTGTGACAGTGGAGTCtgtattatttgaaaaatgggGCCCTTCTAATGGGGCACAAAAGGTCAAGTATAGGTCCTTAATGTTTAACCTTAAGGATTCAAACAACCCTGATTTCCGGAGAAAAGTTCTGCTTGGTGTTATTGAGCCAGAGCAACTGATCAACATGAGCACAGCAGAAATGGCTAGTGAGCAAAGGAAGCAGGAATATCAGAAAATCACAGAGAAAGCTTTGTTTGAATGTGAGCGTGGAGGTCCGCCAAAAGCTACAACCGATCAATTTAAGTGTGGCCGATGTGGTCAAAGAAAGACCACCTATTACCAAATGCAGACTCGCAGTGCTGATGAACCTATGACAACCTATGTCACTTGTGTTGTCTGCAATAACCGTTGGAAGTTCTGTTAG
- the LOC114410185 gene encoding methylesterase 17-like isoform X1 yields MPKRVEGVVAMKQHFVLVHGIGGGSWCWYKIRCLLENSGCKVSCIDLKSAGIDQSDADSVLSFDDYNKPLMDFMSDLPENEQVILVGHSAGGLSITQACHKFANKIRLAVYVAATMLKFGFLTDQDLKDQGVPDLSEYGDVYELGFGLGHDKPPTSALVKKEFQHKIIYPLSPHEDSTLAAMLLRPGPLLALTSAQFREDGDGDGEVEKVCRVYIRTRHDKVVKPEQQEAMIKRWPPSTSYELDSDHSPFFSTPFLLFGLLLKAAAALDAIN; encoded by the exons ATGCCTAAGAGAGTGGAAGGAGTTGTTGCCATGAAGCAGCACTTTGTGCTTGTACATGGCATAGGTGGAGGAAGTTGGTGCTGGTACAAAATCCGGTGCCTTTTGGAGAATTCAGGCTGCAAGGTCTCATGCATAGACCTCAAAAGTGCTGGAATTGATCAATCTGATGCTGATTCCGTGCTATCTTTTGATGATTACAATAAACCACTTATGGATTTCATGTCTGATTTGCCTGAGAACGAACAG GTTATATTGGTGGGGCACAGCGCTGGAGGGTTGAGCATTACTCAGGCCTGTCACAAGTTTGCAAACAAGATTCGTTTAGCTGTTTATGTGGCAGCAACTATGCTCAAGTTCGGATTCCTGACCGATCAAGATCTTAAAGAT CAGGGGGTGCCTGATTTATCCGAGTATGGGGATGTGTATGAGCTGGGATTTGGATTGGGACATGATAAGCCTCCAACCAGTGCTTTGGTGAAGAAAGAATTTCAACACAAAATCATCTATCCTTTGAGCCCTCACGAG GATTCGACATTGGCCGCGATGCTGTTGAGGCCAGGGCCATTGCTGGCATTGACGAGTGCTCAATTCAGAGAAGatggtgatggtgatggtgaAGTGGAGAAGGTTTGCCGCGTGTACATAAGGACAAGGCATGACAAGGTGGTGAAGCCAGAGCAACAGGAAGCCATGATAAAGAGGTGGCCACCATCCACTTCATATGAACTCGACAGCGACCATAGCCCCTTCTTCTCCACCCCATTCCTTCTCTTTGGCTTGCTTCTTAAAGCTGCTGCTGCCTTGGACGCAATTAACTAG
- the LOC114410184 gene encoding protein NETWORKED 4A-like, protein MEGSENFDAGSDQGNVLVTPYYTPYPKHVLPKSGVQPVDIEFSPSSGGDSSAASMKEGPGSSSSSSSSSDSEQENQVVGEGKTDDVSWESENRSYDELLKEFLKNEEELKLSNFKLKLSEEELKVQIEKSEGQLNNALVELKVKEEDLEYEKGQVLELQKKTADLETHVPDCSLKIAKLVAQLELAEEQLKISDDEIARLEEELNSRSLGTRELQGQLEVAQDNVAALENQLDSERKQIHDLEDRVTWYKTNETNNELEVQKLKADMLDAQAQFSLEKDQLHSEIAHLSEENKQLGSRLEEYKSRSNIFENKSRQFEAEKLKLEELLATQQMVLQGEISCLKEELDQRRHDVEAVNKEFDRHRQKYDVLMTEKDEANAKIHNLMAETRDRDNHIANLEREIIQVCEQKAELITGSAATLNLVNELKLKVDELEKEVTRQNAVISDRAEEKREAIRQLCFSIEHYRSGYKELLQAFSGHKRHAVTAA, encoded by the coding sequence ATGGAGGGATCTGAAAATTTTGATGCAGGCAGTGACCAAGGGAATGTATTGGTGACACCATATTATACCCCATATCCAAAGCACGTGCTACCAAAATCTGGTGTTCAACCTGTTGACATAGAGTTTTCTCCTAGCTCAGGTGGTGATAGCTCTGCGGCTTCTATGAAAGAGGGCCCTGGatcatcttcatcatcctcatcaTCCTCGGATTCAGAGCAAGAAAATCAAGTAGTTGGGGAGGGAAAAACAGATGATGTATCATGGGAGAGTGAGAATAGAAGTTATGATGAATTGCTTAAAGAATTCCTTAAAAATGAGGAAGAGCTGAAACTTTCCAACTTTAAACTTAAGCTCTCAGAAGAAGAGTTGAAGGTTCAAATTGAGAAAAGTGAGGGTCAGCTTAATAATGCGTTGGTAGAATTAAAAGTGAAAGAGGAAGATCTTGAGTATGAAAAAGGACAGGTACTGGAGTTGCAAAAAAAGACAGCTGATTTGGAAACACATGTTCCAGATTGCAGCCTCAAAATTGCAAAGTTAGTGGCACAGCTGGAGTTGGCTGAAGAACAGCTTAAGATATCAGATGATGAAATTGCAAGATTAGAAGAGGAACTTAATAGCAGGTCATTGGGTACTCGTGAGTTGCAAGGTCAGCTTGAAGTAGCACAGGATAATGTGGCTGCATTAGAGAACCAACTTGACTCAGAGAGAAAGCAGATTCATGACCTAGAAGACAGGGTTACATGGTACAAAACTAATGAAACCAACAATGAACTTGAGGTGCAAAAATTGAAGGCTGATATGCTTGATGCCCAAGCACAGTTCTCATTGGAGAAGGATCAGTTGCATTCTGAGATTGCACATTTGTCAGAAGAGAACAAACAGCTGGGCTCCAGACTTGAGGAATATAAGTCTAGAAGCAACatatttgaaaacaaatcaAGGCAATTTGAAGCGGAAAAACTGAAACTAGAAGAGCTGCTTGCCACCCAACAAATGGTTTTGCAAGGTGAAATCAGTTGTTTGAAGGAAGAACTTGATCAGAGAAGACATGATGTTGAAGCTGTGAATAAGGAATTTGACAGGCACAGGCAGAAGTATGACGTGCTCATGACTGAAAAAGATGAGGCCAATGCTAAGATTCATAACCTTATGGCCGAGACAAGAGACCGAGACAATcacattgcaaatctggagagAGAGATAATCCAGGTATGTGAACAAAAGGCAGAGCTGATCACAGGATCTGCAGCTACACTGAATCTTGTAAATGAGTTGAAACTGAAAGTTGATGAGCTTGAAAAAGAGGTGACTAGGCAGAATGCAGTGATCTCAGACAGGGCTGAGGAGAAGAGGGAGGCAATCCGACAACTATGCTTTTCAATTGAGCACTATAGGAGTGGTTATAAAGAACTTCTTCAAGCATTTTCTGGGCACAAGCGTCATGCCGTTACAGCTGCCTAA
- the LOC114410185 gene encoding methylesterase 17-like isoform X2: protein MPKRVEGVVAMKQHFVLVHGIGGGSWCWYKIRCLLENSGCKVSCIDLKSAGIDQSDADSVLSFDDYNKPLMDFMSDLPENEQVILVGHSAGGLSITQACHKFANKIRLAVYVAATMLKFGFLTDQDLKDGVPDLSEYGDVYELGFGLGHDKPPTSALVKKEFQHKIIYPLSPHEDSTLAAMLLRPGPLLALTSAQFREDGDGDGEVEKVCRVYIRTRHDKVVKPEQQEAMIKRWPPSTSYELDSDHSPFFSTPFLLFGLLLKAAAALDAIN, encoded by the exons ATGCCTAAGAGAGTGGAAGGAGTTGTTGCCATGAAGCAGCACTTTGTGCTTGTACATGGCATAGGTGGAGGAAGTTGGTGCTGGTACAAAATCCGGTGCCTTTTGGAGAATTCAGGCTGCAAGGTCTCATGCATAGACCTCAAAAGTGCTGGAATTGATCAATCTGATGCTGATTCCGTGCTATCTTTTGATGATTACAATAAACCACTTATGGATTTCATGTCTGATTTGCCTGAGAACGAACAG GTTATATTGGTGGGGCACAGCGCTGGAGGGTTGAGCATTACTCAGGCCTGTCACAAGTTTGCAAACAAGATTCGTTTAGCTGTTTATGTGGCAGCAACTATGCTCAAGTTCGGATTCCTGACCGATCAAGATCTTAAAGAT GGGGTGCCTGATTTATCCGAGTATGGGGATGTGTATGAGCTGGGATTTGGATTGGGACATGATAAGCCTCCAACCAGTGCTTTGGTGAAGAAAGAATTTCAACACAAAATCATCTATCCTTTGAGCCCTCACGAG GATTCGACATTGGCCGCGATGCTGTTGAGGCCAGGGCCATTGCTGGCATTGACGAGTGCTCAATTCAGAGAAGatggtgatggtgatggtgaAGTGGAGAAGGTTTGCCGCGTGTACATAAGGACAAGGCATGACAAGGTGGTGAAGCCAGAGCAACAGGAAGCCATGATAAAGAGGTGGCCACCATCCACTTCATATGAACTCGACAGCGACCATAGCCCCTTCTTCTCCACCCCATTCCTTCTCTTTGGCTTGCTTCTTAAAGCTGCTGCTGCCTTGGACGCAATTAACTAG
- the LOC114410904 gene encoding uncharacterized protein LOC114410904 translates to MERVVVVVVSCGGGGVASERKRTFNIAPSLTYKRRDHHRSIRSDGSCCIRGSNILDPKGENSQTYLALSSSAKNPIAINSYPNSERNTGARRPQQKITLFNCYSLTHPLHDQKIQITLSDANSFLLRIWLLQECLLQPSPWLNEVESAGDGSDAPQGGGFDVGGLETDPRW, encoded by the exons ATGGAacgtgttgttgttgttgttgtctccTGCGGCGGCGGTGGTGTGGCAAGTGAGAGGAAGAGAACATTCAACATAGCACCTAGTCTCACATATAAACGGAGGGATCATCATAGATCAATCAGATCCGACGGTTCGTGTTGTATTAGGGGATCGAACATTCTCGATCCG AAAGGTGAGAATTCCCAAACATATCTTGCATTATCATCCTCAGCAAAGAATCCTATTGCCATAAATTCT tatccaaattcaGAACGCAATACAGGTGCGAGAAGACCTCAGCAGAAAATAACATTATTCAACTGTTATTCTTTGACCCATCCTTTGCATgatcaaaaaattcaaatcactCTCTCAGATGCCAACTCATTTTTGCTCAGGATCTGGCTTCTCCAAGAATGTCTTCTTCAACCATCCCCATGG CTGAACGAGGTAGAGAGCGCCGGTGACGGCAGTGACGCCCCACAAGGCGGCGGCTTTGACGTCGGTGGGTTGGAGACGGATCCTCGCTGGTAA